From a single Novipirellula galeiformis genomic region:
- a CDS encoding YkgJ family cysteine cluster protein has translation MAKKQSLKESPAPWYADGLRFECSQCGDCCSGEPGFVWVNEDEIADLANAMNMDVDSFEHQFVRQVGANKSLKEYPDGDCILLDPETRKCSVYDSRPIQCRTWPFWDSNLATKKDWNETCSVCPGSGKGRVFSFAEIEIQRKEKSV, from the coding sequence ATGGCCAAAAAGCAATCATTGAAAGAAAGTCCTGCCCCCTGGTATGCCGATGGGCTTCGCTTTGAGTGCTCTCAGTGCGGGGATTGCTGCAGCGGTGAGCCGGGATTCGTGTGGGTCAATGAGGATGAAATCGCAGACCTTGCCAACGCAATGAACATGGATGTCGATTCCTTCGAACATCAATTTGTTCGGCAAGTCGGAGCGAACAAGAGTTTGAAAGAGTATCCCGATGGGGACTGCATCTTGCTGGATCCCGAAACCCGCAAATGCTCGGTTTATGATTCCCGGCCGATTCAATGCCGGACATGGCCGTTTTGGGACAGCAATCTGGCCACCAAGAAAGACTGGAATGAAACCTGCAGCGTGTGCCCCGGTTCCGGAAAAGGGCGGGTGTTCAGCTTTGCTGAAATCGAGATCCAACGAAAAGAAAAATCAGTGTGA
- a CDS encoding SHD1 domain-containing protein: MRVFIPLLLFLLVIVGIAASADAREWSNPDGQFKLEAEVIAFNPWTVVLKRPSGKLVAIELAELSQSDRDYIASKEATDSFAKSADEMQTWTAFDGMMIRGRVIAYGKKDLVITRRVGNVFVNGIPFARMAPLHQSLVLKIVSHLENEKLETERDLEAWAKPLGADAKTYPLQGVLMKLESGDEISLPFFMFAKKDLAVLQPGWERWLSQEKYEQEQARENLMVQSSAMQYQRANQRYYQVERMKLDMLAAATGVSSIWEVIVEPRQGVYGHRTSIMVTARNSDIATRMVAVRYPAFAVIGVRRANF; the protein is encoded by the coding sequence ATGCGAGTCTTCATTCCGCTACTACTGTTTCTGTTAGTCATCGTCGGGATTGCCGCGTCCGCCGATGCTCGCGAGTGGTCGAATCCCGATGGTCAATTCAAACTCGAAGCCGAGGTGATTGCGTTCAACCCGTGGACGGTGGTTTTGAAGCGTCCCAGTGGGAAGTTGGTCGCCATCGAGCTGGCGGAATTATCCCAGAGCGATCGGGATTATATCGCCTCCAAAGAAGCGACCGACAGCTTTGCGAAATCGGCTGATGAAATGCAAACCTGGACCGCATTCGACGGCATGATGATCCGTGGGCGTGTGATTGCCTACGGCAAGAAAGATCTGGTCATTACCCGGCGAGTGGGCAATGTCTTCGTCAATGGAATTCCGTTTGCCAGGATGGCTCCTCTGCATCAAAGTTTGGTTTTAAAGATTGTCTCTCATCTCGAAAATGAAAAGCTCGAAACGGAGAGGGATCTCGAAGCGTGGGCAAAACCGCTCGGAGCGGACGCGAAAACGTATCCGCTTCAAGGGGTCTTGATGAAGCTCGAGAGCGGCGACGAGATCAGCCTGCCCTTCTTTATGTTTGCCAAGAAGGACCTCGCCGTATTGCAACCGGGTTGGGAGCGGTGGCTTAGCCAAGAAAAATACGAGCAGGAACAAGCACGCGAAAACTTGATGGTCCAATCCTCGGCGATGCAATATCAACGTGCCAATCAACGCTATTACCAAGTCGAAAGAATGAAGCTCGATATGCTTGCCGCCGCGACGGGGGTGAGCTCCATTTGGGAAGTCATCGTTGAACCTCGGCAAGGCGTTTACGGTCATCGCACCAGCATCATGGTGACGGCGAGGAACAGCGATATCGCGACACGAATGGTGGCGGTTCGCTATCCTGCGTTCGCGGTGATCGGGGTGCGCCGGGCAAACTTTTAG
- a CDS encoding rhomboid family intramembrane serine protease: MRRIGSLENETLAHRFCDYLLTLSIDAAADSDASVDNPQWDIWIRDEQDVDEARNQFALFVQSPESDTYQVKSKADALRDKRVSEQQQKLAERKKLHRTLPTSGGRPAMGGLGGSSFAARQQNIPVAIGVIVLSVIASFAGGFGRPRLSPDASKLTSEQSVDYAMSFVDRRDYAESDGDWFASIRKGEVWRFITPMFLHADPLHLAFNMIWIFLLGSAIERLQGSLFLAVLLFVSQLAGMLLQVSLPGSESLPPMLHALAGSPFAIGASGAVYGLFGYLWIRPQMDASFPIRLSQGNVMLMLGWLVLCMTGMFGPIANGAHLGGLLAGVAAAFLISHKR; encoded by the coding sequence ATGCGGCGAATCGGCAGCCTTGAAAACGAAACTCTTGCTCATCGGTTTTGCGATTACTTGCTGACGTTGTCCATTGACGCCGCCGCCGATTCCGATGCGAGCGTGGACAATCCCCAGTGGGATATCTGGATTCGCGACGAGCAGGACGTGGACGAAGCACGCAATCAATTCGCCTTGTTTGTGCAATCGCCCGAGTCCGATACGTATCAAGTCAAAAGCAAAGCGGACGCGCTGCGCGACAAACGCGTCAGCGAGCAGCAGCAGAAACTCGCCGAGCGTAAAAAATTGCATCGGACCCTGCCCACATCGGGGGGAAGACCTGCGATGGGAGGACTAGGAGGCTCGAGCTTTGCCGCGCGACAGCAGAACATTCCGGTCGCCATTGGCGTGATTGTTCTGTCGGTGATCGCCAGCTTTGCGGGCGGCTTTGGACGCCCACGCCTTTCGCCGGACGCGAGCAAGTTGACGAGCGAGCAATCGGTGGATTACGCGATGTCGTTTGTCGATCGACGCGACTACGCCGAAAGCGATGGCGACTGGTTCGCGTCAATCCGAAAAGGAGAGGTTTGGCGTTTCATCACTCCGATGTTCTTGCACGCCGATCCGCTGCACCTGGCGTTCAATATGATTTGGATCTTCTTGCTGGGGTCCGCCATCGAACGGCTGCAGGGGTCGCTGTTTTTAGCGGTCCTGCTGTTCGTCAGCCAATTAGCCGGGATGCTGCTTCAGGTCTCGCTTCCCGGCTCGGAATCCTTGCCCCCGATGCTCCATGCGCTTGCCGGATCCCCTTTTGCGATCGGAGCTTCAGGAGCCGTGTACGGATTGTTTGGCTATTTATGGATTCGCCCCCAAATGGACGCCTCGTTTCCGATTCGATTGTCGCAGGGGAACGTGATGCTAATGCTCGGATGGCTGGTTTTGTGCATGACAGGGATGTTCGGCCCGATCGCAAACGGCGCCCATCTGGGCGGATTGCTTGCCGGCGTCGCCGCGGCCTTCCTCATCTCTCACAAACGATAG
- a CDS encoding SGNH/GDSL hydrolase family protein, producing the protein MMMFLFRNLFRNLFAASLVAFASYSFAQDVAIGKLDPEMEVSKKTVDGLDWYDVTQWGVEGRILPDQERQQWFDRFPASAQQSVTKNVWNLSRDSAGMMVRFKTDATSIHVHYKLKKANLAMPHMPATGVSGVDLYARDSEGKWRWVQVTRPTSQEVKTEIVGGLAAGQREYAAYLPLYNGVEFMSIGVKPGSHFEGLTPRQKPIVFYGTSITHGACASRPGMVHTAIVGRMLDAPVINLGFSGNGRMDKEVGDYLVQTDAAAFVIDCLPNMGPADVTAKCIPLVKQLREAHPKTPIVLVEDRRNTNDWILPNRQAHHTRNHAALKAAHASLVAEGVTNLHYIPGDYLYGDDSEGATDGSHANDLGFMRQAILFEPVLRRAIATETSE; encoded by the coding sequence ATGATGATGTTCTTGTTTCGCAACTTGTTTCGCAATTTATTTGCCGCCTCGCTTGTCGCATTCGCGTCTTATTCGTTCGCTCAGGATGTCGCGATCGGCAAACTTGACCCTGAGATGGAGGTCAGTAAGAAAACGGTCGACGGGCTCGATTGGTACGATGTGACTCAGTGGGGCGTCGAAGGACGCATCCTCCCCGACCAAGAACGGCAACAATGGTTCGATCGATTTCCGGCGTCAGCGCAACAATCGGTCACAAAAAATGTCTGGAACCTAAGCCGGGACAGCGCCGGAATGATGGTGCGATTCAAAACCGATGCCACCTCGATTCACGTCCACTACAAACTGAAAAAAGCCAACTTGGCGATGCCGCACATGCCTGCGACGGGCGTCAGTGGCGTCGATCTCTACGCTCGCGATAGCGAAGGAAAATGGCGATGGGTGCAAGTCACCCGGCCTACGTCGCAAGAGGTGAAAACCGAGATCGTCGGCGGACTCGCCGCGGGTCAACGCGAGTATGCTGCCTACTTGCCGCTCTACAACGGTGTTGAATTCATGAGCATTGGCGTCAAACCCGGCAGCCATTTCGAAGGCTTGACCCCTCGTCAAAAACCGATCGTGTTCTACGGGACAAGCATCACCCATGGGGCCTGTGCCAGCCGACCGGGGATGGTTCACACCGCAATCGTGGGGCGAATGCTTGATGCCCCCGTAATCAACCTTGGTTTTTCTGGTAATGGCCGCATGGACAAAGAGGTTGGTGACTATTTGGTGCAAACCGATGCCGCCGCCTTCGTCATCGATTGCTTGCCGAACATGGGCCCCGCCGATGTCACGGCAAAGTGCATCCCGTTGGTAAAGCAACTGCGTGAAGCTCATCCGAAGACACCGATTGTGCTTGTGGAAGACCGTCGCAACACCAACGATTGGATTTTGCCGAATCGCCAAGCACACCACACCCGCAATCACGCCGCGTTGAAGGCCGCCCACGCAAGCTTAGTCGCCGAGGGAGTGACCAATCTGCATTACATTCCAGGCGATTACCTGTACGGTGACGACAGCGAAGGAGCGACCGATGGATCGCACGCCAACGATCTTGGCTTCATGCGACAAGCGATCCTGTTTGAGCCCGTTTTGCGTCGTGCAATCGCCACCGAAACGTCTGAATAA
- a CDS encoding enolase C-terminal domain-like protein, with protein MVNRSVQITSANVLDLRVPTSDQMLGSDPFHLQPDYSAAVLHLQTDSEWRGESIVFTVGAGTDWICHGIEDLCQLIVGTSLDDFAEAPIRLYQRLIDHHQLRWLHDGVFRMAAGAVINAMWDLWAKSQQKPLWKLLVDLEPEFVADCIDWRNLRDALTRDEAVAILRKARTDAPRREAEMLQHGPKAYCTAGWLGLSDEQILATIDKLRSQGFDSFKMKVGRDLQQDVRRLRFLREAVGPDCNLMVDANQYWGIPEAKEHLEAYRDFDLKWIEEPIARDDVLGYVALAETFADASFDFACGEHAASPVIFKQLLQSGGIKYCQIDATRVAGVNDVMAIVLMAAKFGVPVCPHGGGIALCNMIQHYGMWDQIAVAGHSETQLVEYIDFLQESVEHPVQTRDGHYVAPTAPGWGLEFVPGFVDQYRFPDGTAWRYRSPTRKGVIFEATQD; from the coding sequence ATGGTAAATCGTTCTGTTCAAATCACGTCGGCAAACGTCCTGGATCTCCGCGTTCCGACATCGGACCAAATGCTTGGCTCGGACCCATTTCATCTTCAGCCCGATTATTCGGCTGCGGTGTTGCATCTACAAACCGATTCGGAATGGCGTGGTGAGTCAATCGTTTTTACCGTGGGTGCGGGAACCGATTGGATTTGTCATGGGATCGAGGATTTGTGTCAATTGATTGTGGGCACGTCGCTCGATGATTTTGCGGAGGCTCCGATTCGATTGTATCAACGTCTGATCGACCACCATCAATTGCGTTGGTTGCATGACGGTGTCTTTCGCATGGCAGCCGGTGCCGTGATCAATGCGATGTGGGACCTATGGGCAAAGTCACAACAGAAGCCGCTTTGGAAATTGCTCGTTGACCTCGAGCCCGAATTCGTCGCCGACTGTATCGATTGGCGCAACCTGCGCGACGCGTTGACTCGAGACGAAGCGGTCGCGATTCTACGAAAAGCTCGCACCGACGCGCCGCGGCGCGAAGCCGAAATGCTGCAGCACGGCCCCAAAGCGTATTGCACCGCAGGATGGCTCGGCCTCAGTGACGAGCAAATCCTCGCCACAATTGACAAACTGCGTTCGCAGGGATTCGATTCGTTCAAGATGAAAGTGGGCCGCGATTTACAACAAGATGTTCGGCGTCTCCGTTTCCTTCGCGAGGCGGTTGGTCCCGATTGTAATTTGATGGTCGATGCGAACCAGTACTGGGGCATACCGGAGGCCAAAGAGCATCTCGAAGCGTATCGCGATTTCGATTTAAAGTGGATCGAAGAGCCAATCGCGCGTGATGACGTGCTGGGGTATGTCGCATTAGCCGAAACGTTCGCCGACGCGAGTTTTGACTTCGCCTGTGGCGAGCACGCCGCGTCACCGGTGATCTTTAAGCAATTGCTGCAAAGCGGCGGGATCAAGTATTGCCAAATCGATGCGACTCGCGTCGCTGGGGTGAACGACGTGATGGCCATTGTTTTGATGGCGGCAAAGTTTGGTGTTCCTGTCTGTCCGCATGGAGGGGGCATCGCACTGTGCAACATGATCCAGCACTACGGGATGTGGGACCAGATTGCCGTGGCGGGCCACAGCGAAACCCAATTGGTCGAGTACATCGATTTCCTACAAGAATCAGTCGAGCATCCAGTGCAAACACGCGACGGTCACTATGTCGCGCCAACAGCGCCGGGTTGGGGATTGGAATTTGTCCCCGGCTTTGTCGACCAGTACCGTTTCCCCGATGGAACGGCATGGCGATACCGAAGTCCCACTCGCAAAGGAGTCATCTTTGAGGCGACGCAGGATTGA